The DNA window ACTTCTTTTCGCCTGCTACAATTCCCACTCTTGTCGCAAGGTCTGAACATCCCGGAGCTAAACAGTCCTCTCCTATTAGATCTCAATGGCAGAAAGGGAAGCTCATTGGGAGGGGTACATTTGGAAGTGTGTATGTTGGTTCCAACAGGTATGCATGCTGAATATGTTTGCTGATTTTTCAATCACACGTTTTTAACTAACTAACTTTCTTTCTTTTGTGTAAATAGGGAGACTGGAGCTTTATGTGCAATGAAGGAGGTTGAGATTTTACCAGAGGATGTAAAATCTCAAGAAAGCATCAGGCAGCTAGAGCAGGTTATTTCCAATTTAGCTGCTTCTTTATTCTCAGCATACTTAAATCTTTGGTTTGAGTAAAATAAATCTGAATTATCTTTCACCTCCCTTGTTTATGGTCTggaaatttttaataatttgattTTCTGGAAATGAACTTGTTTAGCTAGAACAAGAGTTTAAGTGGTGGAAACTATAAAGGAGTGTCACAGTCACATTTTACAGTTTATGGATGGCCACCATGGCTTGAAAATGACATATTATATGAGAGAGTGGTGGTAAGATTTGAACTTTAGGACATTTTCTTCGGTGTAAATTTGATAGCGTATCAAATGAATACCTCATCTTAGAGTTTAGTTGGTAAAGAAGagtataatttttcattttatcaatATCATGAACAATATTTAGTTCATCGCAACTAAATTTTCAGTGGTTTATATGGATATTAGGCTTTCACTCTTCTGTTACTCCTCTCAAAAGCTTCCCTTGATACTTTTTGTGGCTATTTATGAACAAAAATTAGAACCTTTGGCTGATGTTTCTTTATCTATTCAGGAAATTAAGGTTCTTAGCAAGCTAAAGCATCCAAACATTGTGCAGTATTATGGCAGTGAAATTGTACGTACTTTTCCTTCACGAAGCTCTACTGTGAGCTTGACACCTTTCTTCATGGAGGGCCATTTGGAATCTCACTTTCTCTGATCATGCAGGTTGGAGACAAGTTCTATATATACCTGGAATATGTTCATCCTGGCTCAATCAATAAATTCATCTATGACCATAGTGCAGCTATTACGGAGTCTGTAGTTCGTAATTTCACACGTCATATTCTATGTGGATTGGCTTATTTGCATAGCACAAAAACCATACACAGGTAATCTTTTTAGTTAGAAATGTCAAAGCCTAATCTTTTTTAGATCCCAAATGCATCCCTCTTTCACTGACTTTTTGTTAAGGTGTTTCTTACTTATTGTTGTACATATGTGATTCTTTGTTCAGCTAGATACTATATTACTAAGATtgtttttcttctattttaaaGGACAATGACGAAACCATTCTCGAACTTGTATCATATTTCTCTTAATATGTCCTTGGGATGACCTAGAATGACCACAGCCTGTGTAGATGTAGGAAGTTTTGCTCATGTAGAAATTTTTATCATGGATGAATTGTTGCCTGGAGCCAAGAAACAATGGTATCCATACATGATAGAATATCTTTCAAACTCAACGATTTGGAGTGTAAAATTGGTCTAATGATGATCGATTTTTCTAGGGACATCAAGGGTGCAAATTTACTTGTAGATGCACATGGTGTTGTCAAGCTTGCTGACTTTGGGATGGCTAAACATGtgagtttttcttttttccaatTCACACAAATATATGTGGGAAAGAAAGGTACTCTAAATAAAATGTTTAGCATAGGCTTATATCAAACATGAGACGCTGTAAATGATTATAATGGGCTATTAATTGCAGATAAACGGGGAAGCAGTAAATCTATCGTTGAAGGGTAGTCCATATTGGCTGGCTCCAGAGGTGCATGCAAGCTgagtttaatactagtatactaGTAGGAAACTGTGGCCTTAATATACTAACATCACTGTGTTCCTTCATGCAGCTTTTGCAGTGTGTGGTGCCAAGTTCTGATATTGGTTTAGCAATAGATATATGGAGTTTGGGGTGCACCATAATTCAAATGATCAACGGAAAGCCCCCATGGAGCGGCTACGAAGGGGTGAGTAACATTTTGTGGGGTTCTAGTTTAGTGTGATGAACTGATTTGTGAAACTGAATTGTGTATTTAAGGCTGCAGCATTGTTCAAGGTGTTGAAGGAGAGTCCACCCATACCTGAAACGCTGTCGCCAGAGGGCAAGGATTTCTTGCAGTGCTGCTTCCGTCGAAATCCTGCTGATAGACCTACAGCTAGCAAATTACTAGAGCATCCATTTGTGGATTGTAGCCGCATCAGTTCGACTCACCTAAACTGATAAAATTAATGGTATTATGCAATGTCCAATCTCTTTTGATGATCATGCTTCTCTTTCTCTACAATTCAAAATACTGCAGTCATGTTAGAGCCGTCTTGCTAACTTAAAAGTTGAAAACATTTTCTTAGCTATGTCAGTTTGGTATTCCTCTAAATGTAAATCCATTTAATTTGCAGCGTATAGTCTAGTGTGAATGATGTAAACTCATTATAACGTATTTAGACATTTTTTGGTGGTGCTTCCCATCGTTGGAAACTTGGAATTTTGTAGTATAATCCAATTACATGCTTTTCTTGTACATGTGTTATTATTTTTGGAATAATGCTTATTTATATAGTACCCCAATTTTCAGAATGATTACAACCCAAAAGTAGCCCATTTAGTTTTCAATCAAGAGCCCGAATCTCCTCTAAATGGCAATGCATTTTGGAGCTGGTCCATATCTTCGGATCCAGATCTATATTTCTAGAAATGAATAAAAAGTCCAGACTGTAGCCCATGTAGGTTGtccacaaaataaaacaataatgtcaccaaaattaataaagttgTTTGGCACTGTTGAATATAAATCTTCTCCTTTCGCAAGTTCAATCTATTGAAAAGAATCCAATCCTGCCATGGAAGACGACCAAGATAAAGAAGCTATTGACCAGTGGTAACCACTTTTCTCTATACAGCACTATCTTTCTTCGAAATTTAGCGCTAatatattaattactactaatttTGAGATTTGCGATTGCTTTGCACTTTGCACTTGCTCTTGCTTTGACTACTTATTCTGTGACCTCTGCTACAACAAGACTACATCAATGAGTTTTCAATTTCCATTTTCTCCATTAACCTCTATTCTTGTTTCATTTTCTATCACATTTCATCTTCCCTTTTTTAGGTCTTATCTAGTTCAACGATCATGTCTATGTTTATGAATCATAGGCTCATAAAATTAGGAACCAATTTCACCCCTCTATGCTAAATCATGCCAgttatgtaatgaatcataggCTCAAACCACCCTTGTTGGTGGCCTCTCATTGGGCCTGTTTCCATGTCTTTAGACAAATTATTGATTGACTTAGTATATATTAATCAAAGATATAGTCCTAAGTAACAGCCAAGGAAAAAGATATAAGTCGATTATATCCTATCTTATGCTGCATTTTTTGTTGACTGGGCGCATCGCATCATCAGTGGCAGATCCATAACATAATTGTTTTCTAATAAGTCACCGCCGATCATGCTGTTTCCAGCTACTATGTCAAAGTAATATGCAATTCTTTCATATGTTCCATCTAGACATCTACCTCTTCTGATATATGTAGTATTTTTCTACTTGTTTAATaccaagaaaaaagaaaaacttgATTCTTGGATTCAAGAACTGCAAcatttgttaatattttttaagGTATTTAGTAGTATAGTTCTTTGAGTCTTAGTCTTGCCCCTCACTTGGTTTTACACACGGCTCAATTTTTATAGTTCGATATTTGTGTTTTTAGGGGGCCCTCCAGGCTTGGAGTGCCCGACCCCAACTTGAATTGCCCCAAGGTGGATAGGGCGATCGATAATCAAGAGGCAATTGTGAGGCGGCGGCATTCGATTCGTGGGTTGTGCGCCTCATCGTCCCGTGCGCCCCAATTTTTTTACCTTATCGTTGCAATGTGCCTCACACCCATAACAATGTTCTAcatatgatactccctccgtcccatgttacttgcactgttgcttttcggctcgtcacaaactcctAACACTATTTCTAGTtgaagttagaattaatgtatttaattaatatgttagattaagttaagaggCCCTTTATTAAGTGGTGTCTCGTTACACTTCAAATTCTActttaattacataaaaaaaccaatcccaaatttactgcctaaaatgaaaattgcaAGTAACATGgaacgggacggagggagtacattggACGGAAGAAATGGGTGATATCATTTTATATACATGAATGTATTGAGATTAggaatttaatactactattaattataaTGAATGATAGCTGTGGCTGGAAAATATATGGTCGGCTAGCTACAATTGAAACAATTCTACTTTGGTCGAGTCTTCCTTTAATATGAGAGGAATGTTTTGTTGGCATATAAATCATTCTATCATGATTCAGTTAGGATGCCCAAATATTGCAAGTTGCAACTCCCTTCTTGCAATTGATcagttttagagcatccacaaccgtgctcttgccagcggcacggttgtgggcccgggcggtactattcatgcctgctctctggcaaaagcacaacacccacaactgtgctcttccgcaaggacgagcacaattaatataaaattcaattacacaacaacattttcataatactaaaattcattaaaaaaaccacaataaaaattacaaattacaaataaaataaaaagacataattaaaatcctaaaaattaaaaattacataattaaaatactaaaaattaaaaattacataattaaactcctaaaaattaaaaattacataattattggctaatataacccgaggaagactacgcatccggcggcaccaaccccaattgtttttggagacccaatatcatggactcgtgcgtttgaagttgcgtgggggtcatagttgacctatcggccatattgagttgggccaaaagggcccacaacgagttgttcgggggtggaggtggaacatagggtgcgggttcgggagcaggggcagatggagtcgcggcgcgacgtcgttcggccgccgccttcttcctaccttgcggtcggcgtcgggaaccgcttggtccggcatcggggctacccaagttagctccggcgagttggctagccacttcttccgagccggagtcggatagtgctaccgaccgtgagcgtttggaggagccgctagaggaggatgttatgcctcccttatacttcgggtgcgtccgcgtctcctgccaaacgttaagatatttgaacgacttaccgttcatggattggtaggtgctcagcgaggcggtgatgatgtcgacctcgctttggccgctcccggcattccgggactcctggatgaaatagccgttgaacttgccaatttcttcgttggctcggccgatgcagttgcgcaccatactctcgttgcgctcgatcgttcccggcggccggtgtgcattgtaccggctagagacgcgccaccaaaagtgatcgccggattggttcgttccaaccaccgcatcttctgagatttccaagtacgccttgaacaatctttccatctccgccggtgagtacggtgtgcggacaccggcgcgagatggaggattcggcatttgggaaggggcgcgaggcctaggctccggtgtccacccgtagcgcccatcggaggcaccttgatcgtcgattgggtatggccggtagccactcggaacgcccgaatcttgggtgagaggaggggccgaatattccgtttccggactaggaaacggttgcgaaccgaaccattcggggttccaaccgtgagagccgcttgggttgtcgtcgttaccggacatagtggtgttgtagggtgtgagaggaagatgaaaatggatatgagagattgaagatgagaatggagatgagagaatgatgatgagaattgtgtagtgaaagtgtgaatttttgggagtgaaattgggggtatttatagatgaaagtgtgtatttttggggtaaaaaaaataaaaaaaaaattaaaaagtggggaaaaacggttataaacggatataattttttggggaagtgaaattttttttttttattttttatcggtttttttaataaaaaaccgattttttttaaaaaaaaataaaaaattgtttgaaaccaacggctatgccgttggcgaatgggagagtgacacgtgtgcgtccgctggcacggacgtgctcgatacatcgagcagcgccgtgccagcggcgcggttgcagcggcggcggttcttcgccttgccgctggcacggacggcggtggcgccaaccgccaccgctgcggatgctcttagtatttGCATGCCTTGCAAGAATAATCTTTGGTATTTCAGTTCTTGAGGCTTAGCATTGATATTTCTAGAAAATCTGTTTTATCTCTCAACCTTAGGATTGTTCACATGGAAATGaaacatatataaataataaactgTCTGATATACGTAAACTCTCTCACTTTCCTAAGTATAATTCGCGTGCAAGTACCATTAGACAATATGGAATTGGAGAATATTTAAAAAGGGATTAGATAACAATATTAAGTTGTAGTAATATTATGATTTGTTGTTTGAGTGAAATGCAGATACGGCATCTGAAAAAAATAGTTGTAGTTTAGTTAAATCTTGAAATGAGGTTGTGTTATCGATGGTCTAACAGAAGTAAAGCTAGTGTGGATAACACATCTAATTCTATTTTTCATTGTATCCTAATTCCTAAGTGACAAATATTTGTGTTACCTCTACTATACTGTTAAGGAGAAAGTTATTAATTTGGTATTAAGATATTATTATGTTAAAAGTTAttgtttttatgataaaaataattttataaaaagtaaataatgTTATGattaacaataattatttttataaataaaagttatgggaaattccaaataaaaaatgacatttgtcataattattagttattattacaagaataataattatagtaaataataatattataatgtataaaaaatagtagtactactaggAGTAGTTTTTAGTGAGATAAATGCGGCCCATTCTTGATTAAAAACATATGGCATTGGATTGCTAACTTAAAATGGGTAAAAAGTAAAAACTGCCTAGCACAGGCTTAAAATGGGTCAGCccaatataattttatttactccTATATAGTATGGAGTATATCTATTTTTATTAACGTGTACTTTTTCAACCTTAATATATCAACTTGTTTTTAATAATAGTTGTTAATTTGTTCTATTGCTATTCAATAGATTTTaatgaaattgaattgaatAAATTTAGTTTGCCATTTTCATTTCACATCATTACATAAGCTTTTAGACTTGTTTCAAATTTAACAGTAATTGAATGAATATATAACAATATAAAATGGCGTGGACTGCCAAGTGCTTATATTTGGAAAATCTCGTGTTGCACAATATTTATCTAATTGGAATAACTGCTTTATTACCATTCGTATTAATTCTTAATTGGctcatatttttttctcaatagtttatttgtatagtgtattttaGTTTAGTGCACGCCAATTTTTAGagaaagtagtagtaattatatattttcaaattgTGAACGAAGCATCTCTCTTTTCATTTATCCAAAAACGAATATGTTGAGTGTAATGGATCGTTGTTGTAAGCATGCATGAAATGTATGTTTGTATGATTCTTGAGATTTGAGGCAACCTCTAAGTTGAGTTTCGTGTTTATTATGTCACAAGTATTACACTAATGTGGTCCTACCTCACCAACTTCAATTTTTCAATTTCACCCTCTCTTTTTTTACTCAAGATAACGACTGCACATGTCTACACTAAATAATTAAACCACCCAAAAATTGCATCATTGTGTTCATTTTACACCACAGTTAATTGAACAACTAAATTATACTTTTCCCTTTGCCAATAATGGGTTTACCGCTAGCCTACAACATGTCTGTGGGAGATGCAGTTAGTGATTGAGAGTGTGCACGGCCAACTATAATGTTTTCTAGGTGACAATGGAGATTCGAATAATTGCTTTTGaagctataaaaaaaataatctttttataTGGAAGACATGAATCTAACAGTAATTGGTAAAGCAtgggagaaaaaataaaataaatagaagcGAGAAACAAacagagaaaaaaattatactaatatagtTTCCATAACTAGAACGAACTAAAAGaaagta is part of the Salvia splendens isolate huo1 chromosome 6, SspV2, whole genome shotgun sequence genome and encodes:
- the LOC121806224 gene encoding mitogen-activated protein kinase kinase kinase 5-like isoform X3, producing the protein MHWWQLPFSSSTVAKLRQNDVDANSCSQPLPLPELLPPEPKLLPSASQSHNVPLPSPPDCRSLSLNEETDHHLKSRSSVEQPEFRLSRKSAVKQESRRSIFMSAPTSPVCSPSPSYHRVPPAIFRARSEPRNPHCNGNTGLSCSYQMPLDKISGASAEDPPLITQTVSSHSHVESAPGAGLPEPFKITLDWRESFSHANVHTLPLPPGADMPTPLSSSSSTSHLSGATNFFSPATIPTLVARSEHPGAKQSSPIRSQWQKGKLIGRGTFGSVYVGSNRETGALCAMKEVEILPEDVKSQESIRQLEQEIKVLSKLKHPNIVQYYGSEIVGDKFYIYLEYVHPGSINKFIYDHSAAITESVVRNFTRHILCGLAYLHSTKTIHRDIKGANLLVDAHGVVKLADFGMAKHINGEAVNLSLKGSPYWLAPELLQCVVPSSDIGLAIDIWSLGCTIIQMINGKPPWSGYEGHCSRC
- the LOC121806224 gene encoding mitogen-activated protein kinase kinase kinase 5-like isoform X1; this encodes MHWWQLPFSSSTVAKLRQNDVDANSCSQPLPLPELLPPEPKLLPSASQSHNVPLPSPPDCRSLSLNEETDHHLKSRSSVEQPEFRLSRKSAVKQESRRSIFMSAPTSPVCSPSPSYHRVPPAIFRARSEPRNPHCNGNTGLSCSYQMPLDKISGASAEDPPLITQTVSSHSHVESAPGAGLPEPFKITLDWRESFSHANVHTLPLPPGADMPTPLSSSSSTSHLSGATNFFSPATIPTLVARSEHPGAKQSSPIRSQWQKGKLIGRGTFGSVYVGSNRETGALCAMKEVEILPEDVKSQESIRQLEQEIKVLSKLKHPNIVQYYGSEIVGDKFYIYLEYVHPGSINKFIYDHSAAITESVVRNFTRHILCGLAYLHSTKTIHRDIKGANLLVDAHGVVKLADFGMAKHINGEAVNLSLKGSPYWLAPELLQCVVPSSDIGLAIDIWSLGCTIIQMINGKPPWSGYEGAAALFKVLKESPPIPETLSPEGKDFLQCCFRRNPADRPTASKLLEHPFVDCSRISSTHLN
- the LOC121806224 gene encoding mitogen-activated protein kinase kinase kinase 5-like isoform X2; translation: MHWWQLPFSSSTVAKLRQNDVDANSCSQPLPLPELLPPEPKLLPSASQSHNVPLPSPPDCRSLSLNEETDHHLKRSSVEQPEFRLSRKSAVKQESRRSIFMSAPTSPVCSPSPSYHRVPPAIFRARSEPRNPHCNGNTGLSCSYQMPLDKISGASAEDPPLITQTVSSHSHVESAPGAGLPEPFKITLDWRESFSHANVHTLPLPPGADMPTPLSSSSSTSHLSGATNFFSPATIPTLVARSEHPGAKQSSPIRSQWQKGKLIGRGTFGSVYVGSNRETGALCAMKEVEILPEDVKSQESIRQLEQEIKVLSKLKHPNIVQYYGSEIVGDKFYIYLEYVHPGSINKFIYDHSAAITESVVRNFTRHILCGLAYLHSTKTIHRDIKGANLLVDAHGVVKLADFGMAKHINGEAVNLSLKGSPYWLAPELLQCVVPSSDIGLAIDIWSLGCTIIQMINGKPPWSGYEGAAALFKVLKESPPIPETLSPEGKDFLQCCFRRNPADRPTASKLLEHPFVDCSRISSTHLN